Proteins from a genomic interval of Gammaproteobacteria bacterium:
- a CDS encoding metallopeptidase family protein: MRFREFERAARRAFGEIPEEYTSGLDGLSVRQEALPHPVFPDIYTLGMCSTESYPSDWQGPETTRSVVALYYGSFRELSRLDPGFDWEGELWETLTHEVRHHLESLADQDELGGVDYAMEESFKRSEGLDFDPCYYQSGNEIAPGVFRVETDFFIEQEWTEERLARAGEVRFDWRGEGFRIDAPERLGDAHFVWIDGVDCGPGELQLVLVRKRRWWEAFLKRPAEELWESEAVGRRTGGASAPVPDPGRPADPR; the protein is encoded by the coding sequence ATGAGGTTTCGCGAGTTCGAGAGGGCCGCGCGGCGCGCCTTTGGCGAGATTCCGGAAGAGTACACGAGCGGGCTGGACGGGCTCTCGGTGCGCCAGGAGGCGCTCCCGCATCCGGTGTTCCCGGACATCTACACGCTGGGCATGTGCTCGACGGAGTCGTATCCGTCGGATTGGCAGGGGCCCGAGACCACGCGCTCGGTGGTGGCCCTCTACTACGGCTCGTTCCGCGAGCTGTCCCGGCTCGATCCCGGCTTCGACTGGGAGGGCGAGCTGTGGGAGACCCTCACCCACGAGGTGCGGCACCACCTCGAGTCGCTCGCGGACCAGGATGAACTCGGCGGCGTCGACTACGCCATGGAGGAGTCGTTCAAGCGGAGCGAAGGGCTCGATTTCGATCCCTGCTACTATCAGTCGGGGAATGAGATTGCCCCCGGTGTCTTCCGCGTCGAGACCGATTTCTTCATCGAGCAGGAGTGGACGGAAGAGCGGCTTGCGCGGGCCGGTGAGGTGCGTTTCGACTGGCGCGGCGAGGGTTTTCGCATCGATGCGCCCGAGCGGCTCGGGGATGCGCACTTCGTCTGGATCGACGGTGTCGATTGCGGGCCGGGAGAGCTTCAGCTTGTGCTGGTGCGCAAGCGAAGATGGTGGGAGGCGTTCCTGAAGCGGCCCGCGGAGGAGCTGTGGGAGTCGGAGGCGGTCGGCCGCCGGACGGGAGGCGCTTCCGCGCCGGTCCCGGATCCCGGCAGGCCCGCTGATCCGCGATGA
- a CDS encoding sodium-dependent transporter yields MASRSEVFSSRWGMLLAMLGMAVGTGNIWRFPRIAASNGGGNFLVAWVCFLLLWSVPLLILEFGMGKGVRKGPIGAFATTLGPKFGWMGAWVAWVATAIMFYYSVVMGWTLRFLWASITREIPTEVPDAFWNSFAATPSAMITHAIALGMGVFVVSRGVKGIETAARFLIPSLIILVVVLAIRAVTLPGASAGLAFLFTPNFSELADYRIWLEALTQNAWDTGAGWGLVLTYAIYMRKREDTALNAFVIGFGNNSMSLLAGIMVLCTVFSVMPDAASQIVGAGNEGITFIWVPQLFALMPGGQFFMILFFMALVFAAWTSLVAMIELASRVLRDAGIERKRAVGIVGIAALVCGIPSALNMDFFHNQDWVWGVGLMLSGFFFAFAVLRYGVTEWRRKFINTGDSDIHIGAWWDWAIRLVIVEAVVLMVWFLWSARGESFAETWTLFSPYNVGSVVIQAAVAILILWMLNRLITRATLEGSGGPAG; encoded by the coding sequence ATGGCATCCAGGTCAGAGGTTTTCAGCTCGCGCTGGGGCATGCTGCTGGCGATGCTGGGGATGGCGGTCGGCACCGGAAACATCTGGCGTTTCCCGCGCATCGCGGCCTCCAACGGGGGTGGCAACTTCCTGGTCGCATGGGTGTGCTTCCTGCTCCTCTGGTCGGTGCCGCTTCTCATCCTCGAGTTCGGGATGGGGAAGGGCGTGCGCAAGGGGCCGATCGGCGCGTTCGCCACCACCCTCGGGCCGAAATTCGGCTGGATGGGCGCGTGGGTCGCGTGGGTCGCGACCGCGATCATGTTCTACTACAGCGTGGTCATGGGCTGGACGCTGCGCTTTCTGTGGGCCTCGATCACGCGCGAGATCCCCACCGAAGTGCCGGACGCCTTCTGGAACTCCTTCGCCGCGACGCCCTCGGCGATGATCACGCACGCCATCGCCCTGGGCATGGGCGTGTTCGTGGTGTCCAGGGGGGTGAAGGGCATCGAGACCGCCGCCCGCTTCCTGATCCCCAGCCTCATCATCCTGGTGGTCGTGCTGGCCATCCGGGCCGTCACGCTGCCGGGCGCCTCCGCCGGCCTCGCGTTCCTCTTCACCCCGAACTTCAGCGAACTGGCCGACTATCGCATCTGGCTCGAGGCGCTGACCCAGAACGCGTGGGATACGGGCGCGGGGTGGGGCCTGGTGCTCACGTACGCCATCTACATGCGAAAACGGGAAGACACCGCGCTCAACGCCTTCGTCATCGGCTTCGGCAACAACTCGATGTCGCTGCTGGCGGGGATCATGGTGCTGTGCACGGTCTTCTCGGTGATGCCGGACGCGGCCAGCCAGATCGTCGGGGCGGGGAACGAGGGCATCACCTTCATCTGGGTGCCGCAGCTCTTCGCGCTCATGCCGGGCGGCCAGTTCTTCATGATCCTTTTCTTCATGGCGCTGGTGTTCGCGGCGTGGACGAGCCTGGTGGCCATGATCGAACTCGCCAGCCGGGTCCTGCGCGACGCAGGGATCGAGCGCAAGCGCGCGGTGGGCATCGTCGGCATCGCGGCGCTGGTGTGCGGAATCCCGAGCGCGCTCAACATGGATTTCTTCCACAACCAGGACTGGGTCTGGGGCGTGGGGCTCATGCTCTCGGGCTTCTTCTTCGCCTTCGCCGTGCTGCGCTACGGGGTGACCGAGTGGCGCCGCAAGTTCATCAACACGGGTGATTCCGACATCCACATCGGAGCCTGGTGGGACTGGGCGATCCGGCTCGTGATCGTCGAGGCCGTGGTGCTCATGGTATGGTTCCTGTGGAGCGCCCGGGGCGAGAGCTTCGCGGAGACCTGGACGCTGTTCAGTCCGTACAACGTCGGGAGCGTGGTCATTCAGGCGGCGGTGGCGATCCTCATCCTGTGGATGCTCAACAGGCTGATCACACGGGCGACCCTGGAGGGGAGCGGCGGCCCGGCCGGTTGA